The following are from one region of the Myxocyprinus asiaticus isolate MX2 ecotype Aquarium Trade chromosome 2, UBuf_Myxa_2, whole genome shotgun sequence genome:
- the LOC127414059 gene encoding inactive serine/threonine-protein kinase VRK3-like isoform X3: MVNFCPHCGTKLYPGFKFCPSCGDKLPTEEPAESETSQPSDPLSDSVLHPECGKEGKFDTAEDSHSALIRPPLRSPWQKTLSGTPTETVECADKKSLTSPKKRRGSPQVKEQEAYQTSSVTLPTPDKKSFTSPRKHKASPQVKDEEAKQTSSVILQSPVKCKSRKRVCAVEPIQEGTVVCDQSSKKWKLVELLWQTELDVTYAVCLANQHLDSNGCKHILRLGAKEGHLFNEQNFHLRAAKPDAVDKWLKLHKMDFLGIPSCEGFGLYESYRFLVFPSMGQTLQSVIDEGTGSLSEKAALQLALRLLDSLEFIHEKEYAHADIHAGNIYINTDSHTEVFLSGFGHAFRFCPGGKHVEYRQGSRIADQGNLNFISLDSHKGVGPSRRSDLQSLGYCMLSWMTGTLPWSHLTHASSTIATEKERYISDFAGLVSFCYKKKKVSSALLEYLSNVMTLQYTEKPDYSLLKARLHESLQKMGGSLKEPLDLQVKP, translated from the exons ATGGTGAATTTCTGTCCGCACTGTGGTACAAAGTTGTATCCTGGTTTTAAATTTTGTCCGTCTTGTGGCGATAAACTCCCAACAGAAGAGCCAGCAGAATCTGAAACTTCACAACCATCAGATCCGCTTTCAGACTCTGTGCTTCATCCTGAGTGCGGTAAAGAAGGTAAAT TTGACACTGCTGAGGACTCCCACTCTGCACTGATTCGCCCACCTTTGCGTTCACCATGGCAAAAGACCTTGAGTGGCACACCCACAGAAACTGTAGAATGTGCAG ATAAGAAGTCTTTGACATCTCCTAAAAAAAGGAGAGGATCCCCTCAGGTTAAAGAACAAGAGGCATATCAAACTTCTTCAGTCACACTTCCAACTCCAG ATAAGAAGTCTTTTACGTCACCTCGAAAACATAAGGCTTCCCCCCAGGTTAAGGACGAGGAGGCAAAGCAAACATCTTCTGTTATATTGCAAAGCCCAG TTAAATGCAAATCCAGAAAGCGGGTGTGTGCTGTTGAGCCTATTCAGGAAGGCACGGTGGTTTGTGACCAGTCAAGCAAAAAGTGGAAGCTGGTTGAACTTTTGTGGCAAACAGAATTAGACGTTACTTATGCAG TGTGCCTGGCAAATCAGCACTTGGACTCAAATGGATGCAAACACATCTTGAGACTG GGTGCTAAAGAAGGACACCTGTTCAATGAGCAGAATTTCCATCTGAGAGCAGCCAAACCTGATGCAG TGGATAAATGGTTGAAATTGCACAAAATGGACTTCCTTGGGATCCCATCCTGTGAGGGATTTGGCCTTTACGAATCATACAG GTTTTTAGTTTTTCCAAGCATGGGCCAAACTCTACAGTCGGTCATTGATGAAGGGACTGGTTCTCTATCTGAGAAAGCTGCTCTCCAGCTGGCACTACGACTA TTGGATTCACTTGAATTCATCCACGAGAAGGAGTATGCTCATGCAGACATCCATGCAGGAAATATTTACATCAACACTGACAGTCACACAGAG GTTTTCTTATCTGGCTTTGGGCATGCATTTAGGTTTTGCCCAGGTGGAAAGCATGTGGAATACCGGCAGGGTAGCCGCATTGCTGACCAGGGTAACCTCAACTTCATCAGCTTGGATTCTCACAAGGGGGTTG gtCCCTCTCGTCGCAGTGACCTTCAGTCTTTAGGTTACTGCATGTTGTCTTGGATGACAGGCACACTACCCTGGAGTCACCTCACTCACGCAAGCTCCACTATTGCTACAGAAAAGGAGAG GTATATTTCTGATTTCGCTGGACTTGTGAGTTTCTGTTACAAAAAGAAGAAAGTTTCCA GTGCATTACTAGAATACTTGTCCAATGTGATGACCCTGCAGTACACTGAGAAGCCAGACTACTCACTTCTGAAAGCTAGGCTTCATGAGAGCTTGCAGAAGATGGGTGGGAGTCTAAAGGAACCGCTGGATCTGCAG
- the LOC127414082 gene encoding putative uncharacterized protein DDB_G0271982 isoform X2, which translates to MEQAVKVDVTVLMDEQQVEVGSVGEDGDMDGAIRGILRAAAGEGTTEGEGPEDEGEGPVDEGNGKDAQEDDSSQIASGVRKWSSVWVHYRKLDQESKAMCLLCTEKIQHQSSTSNLIRHLQHRHPTEFAQLEVHPQKRPSKRKSADPVHHPPSPTLTSGSPARSHFVSPKRDIRTPSSTLQDKYPGTKWSEGLRLLERERELTEALRRVQQEEGRSIQLQRELLQQFREMDTERRVLQNQKSEQELEYATLQKEREALTEEKNELQREREEMQKEREEFQREKEELEKQKQELDSWKNSHGQGQTSGFYSC; encoded by the exons ATGGAACAAGCAGTTAAAGTGGATGTCACAG TGTTGATGGACGAGCAGCAGGTAGAGGTGGGGTCTGTTGGAGAAGATGGTGACATGGATGGCGCCATCAGAGGGATACTCCGTGCTGCAGCAGGAGAGGGGACTACTGAAGGGGAGGGCCCTGAAGATGAAGGAGAGGGTCCTGTTGATGAAGGGAATGGGAAAGATGCCCAAGAGGATGATTCCTCACAAATTGCATCTGGTGTTCGCAAGTGGAGCTCAGTGTGGGTGCACTATCGGAAGCTTGACCAAGAGTCAAAAGCAATGTGCTTGCTGTGCACGGAGAAGATCCAGCACCAGAGCAGTACAAGTAACCTAATCAGACATCTACAGCATAGGCATCCCACTGAGTTTGCGCAACTTGAGGTTCACCCACAGAAGCGGCCTAGCAAACGTAAATCTGCAGATCCAGTCCACCACCCCCCTTCTCCCACATTAACAAGCGGGTCCCCAGCCAGGTCTCACTTTGTGTCACCAAAGCGTGATATCCGTACACCCAGCAGTACCCTCCAAGACAAATATCCAG GTACTAAGTGGTCTGAAGGGTTGCGTTTATTGGAACGAGAACGGGAGCTGACAGAGGCGTTAAGACGTGTCCAGCAGGAGGAGGGGCGGAGCATACAGCTGCAGCGGGAGTTACTGCAGCAGTTCCGTGAAATGGATACAGAGCGTCGAGTACTTCAAAATCAGAAAAGTGAACAAGAGCTTGAATATGCAACACTACAGAAGGAAAGGGAAGCACTTACGGAGGAGAAGAATGAACTCCAGAGGGAAAGAGAGGAAATGCAGAAGGAGAGGGAGGAGTTTCAGAGGGAGAAGGAGGAGCTGGAGAAACAGAAACAGGAACTGGATTCCTGGAAAAATTCCCATGGACAAGGCCAGACCTCTGGATTTTACAGTTGTTGA
- the LOC127414082 gene encoding trichohyalin-like isoform X1: MAARKRSIVWSFFQAEDDRRVLCLLCMKTVLYFGHTTNMLRHLRTKHPSDFSSLDKRKPATDAASKRNDSGCVEVLMDEQQVEVGSVGEDGDMDGAIRGILRAAAGEGTTEGEGPEDEGEGPVDEGNGKDAQEDDSSQIASGVRKWSSVWVHYRKLDQESKAMCLLCTEKIQHQSSTSNLIRHLQHRHPTEFAQLEVHPQKRPSKRKSADPVHHPPSPTLTSGSPARSHFVSPKRDIRTPSSTLQDKYPGTKWSEGLRLLERERELTEALRRVQQEEGRSIQLQRELLQQFREMDTERRVLQNQKSEQELEYATLQKEREALTEEKNELQREREEMQKEREEFQREKEELEKQKQELDSWKNSHGQGQTSGFYSC, encoded by the exons ATGGCGGCACGAAAGCGAAGTATAGTCTGGTCGTTTTTCCAAGCTGAGGATGACAGGAGAGTATTATGTCTTCTCTGTATGAAGACGGTTTTGTATTTTGGTCACACGACGAACATGCTTCGCCATTTACGAACAAAACACCCATCTGATTTTTCTTCGTTGGACAAAAGGAAACCCGCGACAGATGCGGCATCCAAGCGAAACGACAGCGGCTGTGTGGAAG TGTTGATGGACGAGCAGCAGGTAGAGGTGGGGTCTGTTGGAGAAGATGGTGACATGGATGGCGCCATCAGAGGGATACTCCGTGCTGCAGCAGGAGAGGGGACTACTGAAGGGGAGGGCCCTGAAGATGAAGGAGAGGGTCCTGTTGATGAAGGGAATGGGAAAGATGCCCAAGAGGATGATTCCTCACAAATTGCATCTGGTGTTCGCAAGTGGAGCTCAGTGTGGGTGCACTATCGGAAGCTTGACCAAGAGTCAAAAGCAATGTGCTTGCTGTGCACGGAGAAGATCCAGCACCAGAGCAGTACAAGTAACCTAATCAGACATCTACAGCATAGGCATCCCACTGAGTTTGCGCAACTTGAGGTTCACCCACAGAAGCGGCCTAGCAAACGTAAATCTGCAGATCCAGTCCACCACCCCCCTTCTCCCACATTAACAAGCGGGTCCCCAGCCAGGTCTCACTTTGTGTCACCAAAGCGTGATATCCGTACACCCAGCAGTACCCTCCAAGACAAATATCCAG GTACTAAGTGGTCTGAAGGGTTGCGTTTATTGGAACGAGAACGGGAGCTGACAGAGGCGTTAAGACGTGTCCAGCAGGAGGAGGGGCGGAGCATACAGCTGCAGCGGGAGTTACTGCAGCAGTTCCGTGAAATGGATACAGAGCGTCGAGTACTTCAAAATCAGAAAAGTGAACAAGAGCTTGAATATGCAACACTACAGAAGGAAAGGGAAGCACTTACGGAGGAGAAGAATGAACTCCAGAGGGAAAGAGAGGAAATGCAGAAGGAGAGGGAGGAGTTTCAGAGGGAGAAGGAGGAGCTGGAGAAACAGAAACAGGAACTGGATTCCTGGAAAAATTCCCATGGACAAGGCCAGACCTCTGGATTTTACAGTTGTTGA
- the LOC127414059 gene encoding inactive serine/threonine-protein kinase VRK3-like isoform X4 encodes MVNFCPHCGTKLYPGFKFCPSCGDKLPTEEPAESETSQPSDPLSDSVLHPECGKEDKKSLTSPKKRRGSPQVKEQEAYQTSSVTLPTPGSHNKKSFTSPRKHKASPQVKDEEAKQTSSVILQSPVKCKSRKRVCAVEPIQEGTVVCDQSSKKWKLVELLWQTELDVTYAVCLANQHLDSNGCKHILRLGAKEGHLFNEQNFHLRAAKPDAVDKWLKLHKMDFLGIPSCEGFGLYESYRFLVFPSMGQTLQSVIDEGTGSLSEKAALQLALRLLDSLEFIHEKEYAHADIHAGNIYINTDSHTEVFLSGFGHAFRFCPGGKHVEYRQGSRIADQGNLNFISLDSHKGVGPSRRSDLQSLGYCMLSWMTGTLPWSHLTHASSTIATEKERYISDFAGLVSFCYKKKKVSSALLEYLSNVMTLQYTEKPDYSLLKARLHESLQKMGGSLKEPLDLQVKP; translated from the exons ATGGTGAATTTCTGTCCGCACTGTGGTACAAAGTTGTATCCTGGTTTTAAATTTTGTCCGTCTTGTGGCGATAAACTCCCAACAGAAGAGCCAGCAGAATCTGAAACTTCACAACCATCAGATCCGCTTTCAGACTCTGTGCTTCATCCTGAGTGCGGTAAAGAAG ATAAGAAGTCTTTGACATCTCCTAAAAAAAGGAGAGGATCCCCTCAGGTTAAAGAACAAGAGGCATATCAAACTTCTTCAGTCACACTTCCAACTCCAGGTTCACATa ATAAGAAGTCTTTTACGTCACCTCGAAAACATAAGGCTTCCCCCCAGGTTAAGGACGAGGAGGCAAAGCAAACATCTTCTGTTATATTGCAAAGCCCAG TTAAATGCAAATCCAGAAAGCGGGTGTGTGCTGTTGAGCCTATTCAGGAAGGCACGGTGGTTTGTGACCAGTCAAGCAAAAAGTGGAAGCTGGTTGAACTTTTGTGGCAAACAGAATTAGACGTTACTTATGCAG TGTGCCTGGCAAATCAGCACTTGGACTCAAATGGATGCAAACACATCTTGAGACTG GGTGCTAAAGAAGGACACCTGTTCAATGAGCAGAATTTCCATCTGAGAGCAGCCAAACCTGATGCAG TGGATAAATGGTTGAAATTGCACAAAATGGACTTCCTTGGGATCCCATCCTGTGAGGGATTTGGCCTTTACGAATCATACAG GTTTTTAGTTTTTCCAAGCATGGGCCAAACTCTACAGTCGGTCATTGATGAAGGGACTGGTTCTCTATCTGAGAAAGCTGCTCTCCAGCTGGCACTACGACTA TTGGATTCACTTGAATTCATCCACGAGAAGGAGTATGCTCATGCAGACATCCATGCAGGAAATATTTACATCAACACTGACAGTCACACAGAG GTTTTCTTATCTGGCTTTGGGCATGCATTTAGGTTTTGCCCAGGTGGAAAGCATGTGGAATACCGGCAGGGTAGCCGCATTGCTGACCAGGGTAACCTCAACTTCATCAGCTTGGATTCTCACAAGGGGGTTG gtCCCTCTCGTCGCAGTGACCTTCAGTCTTTAGGTTACTGCATGTTGTCTTGGATGACAGGCACACTACCCTGGAGTCACCTCACTCACGCAAGCTCCACTATTGCTACAGAAAAGGAGAG GTATATTTCTGATTTCGCTGGACTTGTGAGTTTCTGTTACAAAAAGAAGAAAGTTTCCA GTGCATTACTAGAATACTTGTCCAATGTGATGACCCTGCAGTACACTGAGAAGCCAGACTACTCACTTCTGAAAGCTAGGCTTCATGAGAGCTTGCAGAAGATGGGTGGGAGTCTAAAGGAACCGCTGGATCTGCAG
- the LOC127414059 gene encoding inactive serine/threonine-protein kinase VRK3-like isoform X2: MVNFCPHCGTKLYPGFKFCPSCGDKLPTEEPAESETSQPSDPLSDSVLHPECGKEVDTAEDSHSALIRPPLRSPWQKTLSGTPTETVECADKKSLTSPKKRRGSPQVKEQEAYQTSSVTLPTPGSHNKKSFTSPRKHKASPQVKDEEAKQTSSVILQSPVKCKSRKRVCAVEPIQEGTVVCDQSSKKWKLVELLWQTELDVTYAVCLANQHLDSNGCKHILRLGAKEGHLFNEQNFHLRAAKPDAVDKWLKLHKMDFLGIPSCEGFGLYESYRFLVFPSMGQTLQSVIDEGTGSLSEKAALQLALRLLDSLEFIHEKEYAHADIHAGNIYINTDSHTEVFLSGFGHAFRFCPGGKHVEYRQGSRIADQGNLNFISLDSHKGVGPSRRSDLQSLGYCMLSWMTGTLPWSHLTHASSTIATEKERYISDFAGLVSFCYKKKKVSSALLEYLSNVMTLQYTEKPDYSLLKARLHESLQKMGGSLKEPLDLQVKP; encoded by the exons ATGGTGAATTTCTGTCCGCACTGTGGTACAAAGTTGTATCCTGGTTTTAAATTTTGTCCGTCTTGTGGCGATAAACTCCCAACAGAAGAGCCAGCAGAATCTGAAACTTCACAACCATCAGATCCGCTTTCAGACTCTGTGCTTCATCCTGAGTGCGGTAAAGAAG TTGACACTGCTGAGGACTCCCACTCTGCACTGATTCGCCCACCTTTGCGTTCACCATGGCAAAAGACCTTGAGTGGCACACCCACAGAAACTGTAGAATGTGCAG ATAAGAAGTCTTTGACATCTCCTAAAAAAAGGAGAGGATCCCCTCAGGTTAAAGAACAAGAGGCATATCAAACTTCTTCAGTCACACTTCCAACTCCAGGTTCACATa ATAAGAAGTCTTTTACGTCACCTCGAAAACATAAGGCTTCCCCCCAGGTTAAGGACGAGGAGGCAAAGCAAACATCTTCTGTTATATTGCAAAGCCCAG TTAAATGCAAATCCAGAAAGCGGGTGTGTGCTGTTGAGCCTATTCAGGAAGGCACGGTGGTTTGTGACCAGTCAAGCAAAAAGTGGAAGCTGGTTGAACTTTTGTGGCAAACAGAATTAGACGTTACTTATGCAG TGTGCCTGGCAAATCAGCACTTGGACTCAAATGGATGCAAACACATCTTGAGACTG GGTGCTAAAGAAGGACACCTGTTCAATGAGCAGAATTTCCATCTGAGAGCAGCCAAACCTGATGCAG TGGATAAATGGTTGAAATTGCACAAAATGGACTTCCTTGGGATCCCATCCTGTGAGGGATTTGGCCTTTACGAATCATACAG GTTTTTAGTTTTTCCAAGCATGGGCCAAACTCTACAGTCGGTCATTGATGAAGGGACTGGTTCTCTATCTGAGAAAGCTGCTCTCCAGCTGGCACTACGACTA TTGGATTCACTTGAATTCATCCACGAGAAGGAGTATGCTCATGCAGACATCCATGCAGGAAATATTTACATCAACACTGACAGTCACACAGAG GTTTTCTTATCTGGCTTTGGGCATGCATTTAGGTTTTGCCCAGGTGGAAAGCATGTGGAATACCGGCAGGGTAGCCGCATTGCTGACCAGGGTAACCTCAACTTCATCAGCTTGGATTCTCACAAGGGGGTTG gtCCCTCTCGTCGCAGTGACCTTCAGTCTTTAGGTTACTGCATGTTGTCTTGGATGACAGGCACACTACCCTGGAGTCACCTCACTCACGCAAGCTCCACTATTGCTACAGAAAAGGAGAG GTATATTTCTGATTTCGCTGGACTTGTGAGTTTCTGTTACAAAAAGAAGAAAGTTTCCA GTGCATTACTAGAATACTTGTCCAATGTGATGACCCTGCAGTACACTGAGAAGCCAGACTACTCACTTCTGAAAGCTAGGCTTCATGAGAGCTTGCAGAAGATGGGTGGGAGTCTAAAGGAACCGCTGGATCTGCAG
- the LOC127414059 gene encoding inactive serine/threonine-protein kinase VRK3-like isoform X1 encodes MVNFCPHCGTKLYPGFKFCPSCGDKLPTEEPAESETSQPSDPLSDSVLHPECGKEGKFDTAEDSHSALIRPPLRSPWQKTLSGTPTETVECADKKSLTSPKKRRGSPQVKEQEAYQTSSVTLPTPGSHNKKSFTSPRKHKASPQVKDEEAKQTSSVILQSPVKCKSRKRVCAVEPIQEGTVVCDQSSKKWKLVELLWQTELDVTYAVCLANQHLDSNGCKHILRLGAKEGHLFNEQNFHLRAAKPDAVDKWLKLHKMDFLGIPSCEGFGLYESYRFLVFPSMGQTLQSVIDEGTGSLSEKAALQLALRLLDSLEFIHEKEYAHADIHAGNIYINTDSHTEVFLSGFGHAFRFCPGGKHVEYRQGSRIADQGNLNFISLDSHKGVGPSRRSDLQSLGYCMLSWMTGTLPWSHLTHASSTIATEKERYISDFAGLVSFCYKKKKVSSALLEYLSNVMTLQYTEKPDYSLLKARLHESLQKMGGSLKEPLDLQVKP; translated from the exons ATGGTGAATTTCTGTCCGCACTGTGGTACAAAGTTGTATCCTGGTTTTAAATTTTGTCCGTCTTGTGGCGATAAACTCCCAACAGAAGAGCCAGCAGAATCTGAAACTTCACAACCATCAGATCCGCTTTCAGACTCTGTGCTTCATCCTGAGTGCGGTAAAGAAGGTAAAT TTGACACTGCTGAGGACTCCCACTCTGCACTGATTCGCCCACCTTTGCGTTCACCATGGCAAAAGACCTTGAGTGGCACACCCACAGAAACTGTAGAATGTGCAG ATAAGAAGTCTTTGACATCTCCTAAAAAAAGGAGAGGATCCCCTCAGGTTAAAGAACAAGAGGCATATCAAACTTCTTCAGTCACACTTCCAACTCCAGGTTCACATa ATAAGAAGTCTTTTACGTCACCTCGAAAACATAAGGCTTCCCCCCAGGTTAAGGACGAGGAGGCAAAGCAAACATCTTCTGTTATATTGCAAAGCCCAG TTAAATGCAAATCCAGAAAGCGGGTGTGTGCTGTTGAGCCTATTCAGGAAGGCACGGTGGTTTGTGACCAGTCAAGCAAAAAGTGGAAGCTGGTTGAACTTTTGTGGCAAACAGAATTAGACGTTACTTATGCAG TGTGCCTGGCAAATCAGCACTTGGACTCAAATGGATGCAAACACATCTTGAGACTG GGTGCTAAAGAAGGACACCTGTTCAATGAGCAGAATTTCCATCTGAGAGCAGCCAAACCTGATGCAG TGGATAAATGGTTGAAATTGCACAAAATGGACTTCCTTGGGATCCCATCCTGTGAGGGATTTGGCCTTTACGAATCATACAG GTTTTTAGTTTTTCCAAGCATGGGCCAAACTCTACAGTCGGTCATTGATGAAGGGACTGGTTCTCTATCTGAGAAAGCTGCTCTCCAGCTGGCACTACGACTA TTGGATTCACTTGAATTCATCCACGAGAAGGAGTATGCTCATGCAGACATCCATGCAGGAAATATTTACATCAACACTGACAGTCACACAGAG GTTTTCTTATCTGGCTTTGGGCATGCATTTAGGTTTTGCCCAGGTGGAAAGCATGTGGAATACCGGCAGGGTAGCCGCATTGCTGACCAGGGTAACCTCAACTTCATCAGCTTGGATTCTCACAAGGGGGTTG gtCCCTCTCGTCGCAGTGACCTTCAGTCTTTAGGTTACTGCATGTTGTCTTGGATGACAGGCACACTACCCTGGAGTCACCTCACTCACGCAAGCTCCACTATTGCTACAGAAAAGGAGAG GTATATTTCTGATTTCGCTGGACTTGTGAGTTTCTGTTACAAAAAGAAGAAAGTTTCCA GTGCATTACTAGAATACTTGTCCAATGTGATGACCCTGCAGTACACTGAGAAGCCAGACTACTCACTTCTGAAAGCTAGGCTTCATGAGAGCTTGCAGAAGATGGGTGGGAGTCTAAAGGAACCGCTGGATCTGCAG